The Synechococcus sp. MVIR-18-1 region GCATTGACTCCGCCGAAAATGTCAGATCGATTTTGTGAGTTGATCAAGGCATCTTTAGGTATCCCTAAAGATCGGATTTATATTGGATTTGATGATGTTAGTGCTTCGCACTGGGGGTGGAATGGGCGCACTTTTGACTAAACATTCCATCAATCCACTAATTAAAGTTGTCCGGTTAGATCCGTTTCAGAGACCTATTTGACTGAGGATTCCCTGGCCGGTTAGCAGCTCGGTGCCTAAGCCAATAACAAAGCCAAGCATCGCTAAACGACCATTCCATGTCTCAGCAAAGCTGCTGAAGCCGAATCGAGATTGAGTTGAGTTAGTCATGTTTTTGATTATGTGGAAGAGCCTCACATGAGTGAGGCATTGTTTTCTGTAATCAGCCAGCTACAGCT contains the following coding sequences:
- a CDS encoding chlorophyll a/b-binding protein translates to MTNSTQSRFGFSSFAETWNGRLAMLGFVIGLGTELLTGQGILSQIGL